A stretch of the Pedobacter sp. MC2016-14 genome encodes the following:
- a CDS encoding ATP-binding protein: MNTMPQSLPNEELLEILTHTQTATAVHIGEEATIRFANQAMIDIWGKDRSVIGKTLEEALPELKGQPFIGMFARVWREGLTIKGTDTPANLTIEGKLITIYFDFEYRAILDKKGKTICILHTAVDVTERFKKQNAEQQTALVQEFLAREQRLNEQLANSNEELAATNEELSAALEELRVSNEQLMQTKAGLRLLNEQLEQRVEERLKIIAELNTRLEVSAEELNKSNQELAAANEELTATVEELASSNHELHATYDQLKISQDETELAINAASLGTFDLDPRTGKFAGNQQLRDWFGLEPSDQIELHIATQVIAPEDRDKVTEAINMALDPKSGGHYSTYYTIINPIDPRPRIVQAKGKALFDDKGKATRLSGVLQDVTQQVQSAQEISEANTRMNIAIEAGSLGSTEVDLATGQMQCNEQFKKFFGRTKDQPFTYPDLFAAILPEYRERVRELVTIAKENRSVYQAQYQVCWPDGSIHWISAHGRARYDQHGKAIKMVGLISDITEAKADEQRKNDFIGMVSHELKTPLTSLNGYVQLLQRKAQSQGDNFSIQALEKANNQLKKMTGMINSFLNVSRLESGKINIEKKEFDLTLLIAELESEFNYTDHNHQLIYLPCGEILVSADRDKIGHVVSNLISNAVKYSPGGTNITITCSSNERNILVSVADQGNGISKNDQPHLFERYYRVSDQPSSISGFGIGLYLCAEIIERHNGKIWVESEPGAGSTFYFSLPIS; encoded by the coding sequence ATGAATACCATGCCCCAGTCTTTGCCCAATGAGGAGCTCCTTGAGATCCTGACCCATACACAAACCGCCACAGCAGTGCACATCGGTGAGGAGGCCACAATCCGCTTTGCTAATCAGGCGATGATAGACATCTGGGGCAAGGACAGATCGGTTATTGGAAAAACCCTGGAAGAAGCACTTCCAGAACTAAAAGGCCAGCCCTTTATCGGCATGTTTGCCAGGGTTTGGCGAGAGGGACTCACCATTAAGGGTACCGATACACCAGCTAACCTTACCATAGAAGGAAAACTGATCACGATATACTTTGACTTTGAATACAGGGCAATCCTGGACAAAAAGGGCAAAACGATTTGCATTCTGCATACTGCAGTGGATGTGACGGAGCGTTTCAAGAAACAAAATGCAGAACAGCAAACGGCATTAGTACAGGAATTTCTTGCCCGGGAACAGCGCCTAAACGAACAATTGGCCAATTCCAACGAAGAACTCGCTGCTACCAACGAAGAGCTCTCGGCTGCATTAGAAGAACTCAGGGTTTCGAATGAGCAGCTCATGCAAACCAAAGCAGGTTTGCGCCTGCTCAATGAACAGTTAGAACAGCGTGTGGAAGAGCGCCTAAAGATCATTGCAGAGCTTAACACACGATTGGAAGTATCGGCAGAAGAACTCAATAAATCCAACCAGGAGCTGGCTGCCGCCAACGAAGAGCTAACTGCCACTGTGGAAGAACTGGCCAGCTCCAACCACGAGCTCCATGCCACCTATGATCAGCTCAAGATCAGCCAGGACGAAACTGAGCTCGCCATCAATGCTGCAAGCCTCGGCACCTTTGATCTTGACCCAAGAACCGGCAAATTTGCGGGCAACCAGCAGCTCAGAGATTGGTTTGGATTAGAACCTAGTGATCAGATTGAACTACACATTGCCACCCAGGTGATAGCACCAGAAGACCGGGACAAAGTTACAGAGGCCATTAACATGGCACTTGATCCGAAATCAGGAGGACATTATAGCACTTATTATACCATCATCAATCCTATTGATCCCAGGCCAAGGATTGTGCAGGCGAAAGGAAAAGCCCTTTTTGATGACAAGGGAAAAGCTACACGCCTGAGTGGGGTGCTTCAGGACGTTACCCAACAGGTTCAATCTGCACAGGAAATTTCAGAAGCCAATACCCGGATGAACATCGCCATTGAAGCAGGATCCCTAGGTTCTACAGAGGTAGATCTTGCCACCGGGCAGATGCAATGCAATGAACAGTTCAAGAAATTTTTTGGCAGAACAAAGGATCAGCCCTTTACCTATCCCGACCTTTTTGCAGCCATATTACCTGAATACCGTGAGCGTGTAAGGGAATTGGTAACTATTGCAAAAGAAAACCGCAGCGTCTATCAGGCCCAATATCAGGTATGCTGGCCAGACGGCTCAATCCACTGGATCAGCGCCCACGGTAGAGCACGCTACGACCAGCATGGAAAAGCTATAAAAATGGTTGGCCTCATCTCCGATATCACTGAAGCCAAGGCCGACGAGCAGCGCAAAAATGACTTTATCGGCATGGTGAGCCATGAGCTTAAAACCCCTTTAACCTCACTCAATGGCTATGTGCAACTATTGCAGCGGAAGGCCCAATCACAAGGCGACAACTTTAGCATACAGGCGTTGGAAAAGGCAAATAACCAGCTAAAAAAAATGACTGGAATGATCAACAGCTTCCTGAACGTATCCAGGTTGGAATCCGGAAAGATCAATATCGAAAAGAAGGAATTTGACCTTACTTTACTGATTGCAGAGTTGGAGAGCGAATTTAACTACACTGACCATAACCATCAACTCATCTATCTGCCCTGCGGAGAGATCCTGGTTAGTGCCGACCGCGACAAGATTGGTCATGTGGTTAGTAACCTGATTTCAAACGCGGTAAAATATTCTCCCGGAGGAACTAACATCACCATTACCTGCAGCAGCAACGAGCGAAATATTCTGGTTTCTGTAGCAGATCAAGGCAACGGTATTAGCAAAAACGACCAACCCCACTTGTTTGAACGTTACTATCGGGTATCTGATCAGCCCAGTTCCATTTCAGGATTTGGCATCGGCCTATATCTCTGTGCGGAGATCATTGAAAGGCATAATGGGAAGATTTGGGTAGAGAGTGAGCCGGGAGCAGGTTCAACGTTCTATTTCAGCCTTCCGATATCATGA
- a CDS encoding glycoside hydrolase family 2 TIM barrel-domain containing protein: MSLKKLILWLLLGVALPGAAQDSLSLSVKSWQKKTASGGIPTDTANSLWYQQTVLIPQTWQNKRVILNFRRIEGDAIIYVNEVRVAELLRPGGEVDLSSHINFGVKNSLKIVVTRDYSGISRDFKSDVLRYLSRQALGNTIPQQKWGLGITASAILMARNPQAVTDVFCISSFRKKTLTLQVEIDALKPLTGSRLEAIIYDKDGKEALKLTSSELEMVKGKAVYSFTADWKNPVYWELEKPYLYKASVVLLSKSKKLDSHPPVTFGFRELWTQGKDLYMNGHPSRWRLTDIYGTGKNGLGLYKLMGYNVAQIQPHSNLWWRAQAETPLLDEELLDEMDRIGMGCTVPAPSINSLRTALVSNPKVLEAYRKEMEYYMRWYRNHPSIMAWVVGMNSYNPKSNIAANTMGKRDTVLIGQAKVISLACAVVKDLDPTRLAYSHADGSIGDLSSANVYLNFIPLQEREEWPSEWASHGNMPFSAVEFGPPYWNNFWKGNQFLLTEYLAMYQGEAAYYTEGIKGLDSTISRSLNPVSATWEQMDFTQYPKFWDFQRLFAKNTNRSWRSWGVNGGWMNWLLEGYGTPPDNKSPRYSNRYKYLKDPVLTKPVWVNERFEIFKQANQPLLVYIGGFPIHTDKTHQYYSGETINKQISIVWDGVEQLVLDAEWQFLSGEKVLLNGAEKIKLKAGEIRQVPFQMKAPIVSAKTTCHLVLKVKQPGEPDLLDTLQLTLFPAIEKPGELKGLALYDPLGKSKTILDGMGLKLPVWAKNMGLTGIKTLIIGEQSLQAGEDLPYSSADIAAGLKVIILAQQPDVWQGMGFETAENMSRYVFIRDSLSKVLKGLGNADLCNWRGTPLLLPEGKLAMEYDQEHAPKWTNTNAVASSVLKIPDVVGFRPILQAEFDLAYSPLMEFRHGKGAITFCSIDLEGRQHEPAAVLLIRNLITNASMALPAQRRVVYSGDTLGLIQLKKLGISPLSSKTLQSGDLLVLGNGNVDFSVSQLNHFVNNGGLVLHFPQTAAQLLEQGFKANPKRVLKVSQPPANGILRGLSANLWRWRDALDVIAFATTDQPAGVKVSADGLIAEQAIGKGVKYYLQVGPELLSSKYTEDPKKREALQLSVTRLQQLQAGLLNNLQAIPDPVIAGRLEKINPRPTFQTLGSWRVLGPYLVPGLNGEKLPGLQLPGQQDAIEGGQNPNLTYKRTDGVTLDWRTTVQADQTGFVNLGKAFSGIDENAVAFVTRSITTKSAQNAILRFGVDYWMEGWLNGRPIVQIIKTHHKRASEVSLRVPLKAGENILTLKIGSGKGGFGFWADISYEENAAAAAAVSETATVDFYRPLYKNFDPYQFTYW; this comes from the coding sequence ATGTCTTTAAAAAAACTAATCCTGTGGCTGCTGTTGGGCGTTGCATTGCCCGGGGCCGCCCAGGATTCGCTGAGTTTAAGTGTGAAAAGCTGGCAGAAAAAAACAGCCAGTGGAGGGATCCCGACAGATACGGCAAATAGTTTGTGGTATCAGCAAACGGTGCTGATACCACAAACATGGCAGAATAAAAGAGTTATTCTTAATTTTAGGCGTATTGAAGGCGACGCCATTATTTATGTTAATGAAGTGAGGGTTGCGGAATTACTGCGTCCAGGGGGAGAAGTAGACCTTAGCAGCCATATTAATTTTGGTGTTAAGAATAGCCTAAAAATAGTTGTGACAAGAGATTATTCCGGTATCTCGCGTGATTTTAAATCAGACGTATTGCGGTATTTATCACGGCAGGCACTAGGAAATACAATTCCGCAGCAAAAATGGGGATTGGGGATAACAGCTTCGGCAATCCTCATGGCCAGAAATCCTCAGGCCGTTACTGATGTGTTTTGCATCTCTTCTTTTAGGAAAAAGACATTGACCCTGCAGGTGGAAATTGACGCGCTAAAGCCTTTAACTGGTAGCAGGCTTGAAGCCATAATCTACGACAAGGATGGTAAAGAGGCATTAAAGCTTACAAGCAGCGAATTGGAAATGGTTAAGGGAAAGGCTGTTTATAGCTTTACCGCAGACTGGAAAAATCCGGTATACTGGGAACTGGAGAAACCTTACCTGTATAAGGCAAGTGTTGTGCTGTTGTCCAAGAGCAAAAAACTGGATAGCCATCCACCAGTTACTTTTGGATTCAGGGAATTATGGACGCAGGGGAAAGATCTTTATATGAATGGGCACCCTTCGAGGTGGCGTCTCACGGATATATACGGAACGGGTAAAAATGGCTTAGGCTTGTACAAGCTGATGGGGTATAATGTAGCGCAGATCCAGCCTCATTCTAATTTATGGTGGCGTGCCCAGGCCGAGACACCCTTGCTAGATGAAGAGCTGCTGGACGAGATGGACCGCATAGGAATGGGTTGTACTGTGCCTGCACCAAGTATCAATTCTTTGCGCACCGCGCTTGTCTCTAACCCTAAAGTGCTGGAGGCCTATCGCAAAGAAATGGAGTACTATATGCGCTGGTACCGTAACCATCCTTCCATTATGGCTTGGGTAGTTGGCATGAACAGCTACAATCCAAAATCCAATATTGCAGCAAATACCATGGGTAAACGCGATACGGTGCTAATTGGGCAGGCTAAAGTCATCAGTTTGGCCTGCGCTGTAGTGAAGGATTTAGATCCCACGCGATTGGCTTATTCGCATGCCGATGGCAGTATAGGAGACCTTTCATCGGCAAATGTTTACCTGAATTTCATCCCTTTACAGGAGCGGGAGGAGTGGCCCAGTGAATGGGCTTCACATGGTAACATGCCTTTCTCTGCAGTTGAATTTGGCCCGCCTTACTGGAATAATTTCTGGAAAGGCAACCAGTTCCTGCTTACAGAATACCTGGCCATGTACCAGGGCGAAGCAGCATATTATACTGAAGGAATTAAAGGTTTAGATAGTACCATATCAAGAAGCTTAAACCCTGTTAGTGCCACCTGGGAACAAATGGATTTTACCCAGTATCCCAAATTTTGGGATTTCCAGCGCCTGTTTGCCAAAAATACCAACAGGTCATGGCGAAGCTGGGGGGTAAACGGGGGTTGGATGAACTGGCTCCTGGAAGGATACGGAACACCTCCCGACAACAAGAGTCCAAGATACAGTAACCGTTACAAGTATTTGAAAGACCCGGTTTTGACCAAGCCTGTTTGGGTAAATGAGCGGTTTGAAATTTTTAAACAGGCAAACCAGCCTTTACTTGTTTACATCGGTGGATTTCCGATACATACGGATAAAACGCATCAGTATTATAGCGGCGAAACGATCAATAAACAGATTTCAATAGTTTGGGATGGAGTGGAGCAGCTGGTATTGGATGCAGAATGGCAATTCCTGTCGGGTGAAAAAGTGCTCCTAAATGGGGCTGAAAAAATTAAGCTTAAAGCAGGTGAAATAAGACAAGTGCCTTTTCAGATGAAAGCACCGATTGTTTCCGCTAAAACAACTTGTCACTTGGTTTTAAAAGTTAAACAACCTGGAGAACCAGACTTGCTGGATACACTACAGCTCACCCTGTTTCCAGCCATTGAAAAGCCAGGTGAACTAAAAGGACTTGCATTATATGACCCCTTAGGGAAATCAAAAACTATACTCGATGGGATGGGATTGAAGTTGCCAGTCTGGGCCAAAAATATGGGGTTAACGGGAATAAAGACTTTGATTATTGGAGAGCAGTCCTTACAAGCTGGTGAGGATCTGCCATACTCATCGGCCGATATTGCTGCAGGTTTGAAAGTGATCATATTGGCCCAGCAGCCCGATGTTTGGCAGGGCATGGGATTTGAAACGGCAGAAAACATGTCGCGCTATGTTTTTATTCGGGACAGTTTAAGCAAAGTGCTGAAAGGATTAGGCAATGCCGATCTGTGTAACTGGCGCGGAACGCCACTTTTGCTTCCTGAAGGTAAATTGGCGATGGAATATGACCAGGAGCATGCACCTAAGTGGACCAACACCAATGCTGTAGCCTCTTCAGTTTTAAAAATCCCGGATGTCGTTGGTTTCAGGCCAATTTTGCAAGCAGAATTTGACCTTGCTTACAGCCCTTTGATGGAATTCAGGCATGGCAAAGGAGCCATTACGTTTTGCTCAATAGATCTTGAGGGACGGCAGCACGAACCGGCAGCAGTATTGCTAATCAGAAATTTAATCACAAATGCTTCAATGGCACTTCCTGCGCAAAGGCGGGTTGTGTATAGTGGTGATACTTTGGGCCTTATACAGCTTAAAAAGTTAGGCATTTCTCCGCTTAGCAGCAAAACGCTGCAAAGCGGGGACCTCCTGGTGCTGGGAAATGGGAACGTAGATTTTTCAGTTTCCCAGCTTAACCATTTTGTAAATAATGGAGGTCTGGTCCTACATTTTCCGCAAACAGCTGCGCAATTGTTAGAACAGGGTTTTAAGGCCAATCCTAAGCGGGTTTTAAAAGTCAGCCAACCGCCTGCCAATGGTATTTTACGTGGGCTAAGCGCTAACTTGTGGCGCTGGCGCGATGCATTAGATGTTATTGCTTTCGCAACGACGGATCAGCCTGCTGGGGTTAAGGTATCTGCTGATGGCCTGATTGCAGAACAGGCAATAGGTAAAGGGGTTAAATATTATCTTCAGGTAGGACCTGAATTGTTATCTTCAAAATATACAGAGGACCCTAAAAAGCGTGAGGCGTTGCAACTTAGCGTAACCCGCTTACAGCAGCTACAGGCAGGCTTGCTAAATAATTTGCAGGCTATACCAGATCCGGTAATTGCAGGCAGGCTTGAAAAAATTAACCCCAGGCCAACCTTTCAAACACTGGGCAGCTGGAGAGTGCTGGGACCTTACCTGGTACCTGGGTTAAATGGGGAGAAGTTACCCGGTCTTCAACTACCGGGACAGCAAGATGCAATTGAAGGCGGGCAAAATCCAAATCTTACCTATAAGCGAACTGATGGGGTAACGCTGGACTGGAGAACAACAGTACAGGCAGATCAAACTGGGTTTGTAAACCTGGGTAAAGCATTTTCTGGAATTGATGAAAATGCGGTAGCATTTGTTACCCGGTCTATCACCACTAAAAGCGCGCAAAACGCGATACTGAGATTTGGTGTTGATTACTGGATGGAAGGCTGGTTAAATGGTAGACCTATCGTTCAGATTATCAAAACTCACCATAAAAGGGCGAGTGAGGTATCGCTCCGTGTTCCGCTTAAAGCCGGAGAAAATATACTTACGCTGAAAATTGGTTCTGGAAAGGGCGGGTTTGGTTTCTGGGCAGACATCAGTTATGAGGAAAATGCAGCTGCTGCTGCTGCTGTTTCGGAAACGGCCACTGTTGATTTTTATCGTCCATTATATAAAAATTTTGATCCCTATCAGTTTACATACTGGTAG
- a CDS encoding RNA polymerase sigma factor has protein sequence MQSRASEDEENLLNEIATGDHRAFRLLFDLYHHKVYSYSLRFLRNETLAEEIVQEVFISLWLKREALPAIANFGGYLRVITKNQTLNALKKLALDFKKNVAGAEVWTEMHTDTEDAILLKDTRALLHEAINQLPKQQKLVYECCQVEGLKQKEAAERLNISPLTVKVHLREATKNIRKFMSDRTELQAFLPLFIYMLK, from the coding sequence ATGCAAAGCAGGGCCTCCGAAGATGAAGAAAATTTGCTCAATGAAATAGCCACAGGAGATCATCGTGCTTTTCGCCTGCTGTTTGATTTGTATCATCATAAGGTATACAGCTATTCGCTTCGGTTTTTAAGAAATGAAACTTTGGCTGAAGAGATTGTACAAGAGGTGTTTATAAGCCTCTGGTTAAAAAGAGAAGCTTTACCAGCTATTGCGAACTTTGGAGGATATTTAAGGGTAATTACAAAAAATCAAACACTGAACGCCCTTAAGAAATTGGCGCTGGATTTTAAAAAGAATGTTGCAGGGGCAGAGGTGTGGACAGAAATGCATACCGATACAGAAGATGCTATTCTTCTTAAAGATACTCGTGCCCTGCTACACGAAGCAATTAATCAATTGCCAAAGCAACAAAAACTTGTGTACGAATGTTGCCAGGTTGAGGGGTTAAAACAAAAAGAGGCTGCTGAAAGACTAAACATATCTCCATTAACTGTGAAAGTTCACCTAAGAGAAGCGACAAAAAACATTCGTAAATTTATGTCTGACAGGACAGAACTACAGGCTTTTTTACCGCTTTTTATTTATATGTTGAAATAA
- a CDS encoding SGNH/GDSL hydrolase family protein has protein sequence MNFTLNLRKLVSLLAVCMCAFAVKAQTDQLDNLKEFDQRNGLPNFFSKLKAGKQVTVAYFGGSITAAKDGWRDQSVSWLQSQYPKAMVKQINAAVGGTGSDLGVFRLKNDVLTYRPDLVFVEFAVNDGSLDPARIHETMEGIVRQIWRADPLTDICFVYTLSGNMVPKITEGKLWPSMLAMEHIANHYDIPSVKFAPEVVQQIKTGKVIFQGKPEENTDKIVFTTDNVHPLPKTGQRIYAEILVKNLRVMADHARTVAHKLGKPYTRENWEDAEMISLRDIVKAGSWQELTQQDSVARMLRNRFPVLYKSVVPGASLKLKFNGRLAGIYDVVGPGCGQYVVTVDGAGKQSYPRFDKYSSTYRSFYFTLPLMNPGLHEVEWKVSDQAPDKTAVMQQVANQGNLRKFEENACYAGWVLLLGTQIK, from the coding sequence ATGAACTTTACTCTAAATCTGCGAAAATTAGTATCACTATTAGCTGTCTGTATGTGTGCCTTTGCTGTAAAAGCACAAACAGATCAGCTGGATAACTTGAAGGAATTTGATCAGCGCAACGGTCTCCCTAATTTTTTTTCAAAACTGAAAGCCGGTAAACAAGTTACCGTTGCTTATTTTGGTGGAAGCATTACGGCCGCCAAAGACGGATGGCGGGACCAGTCTGTGAGCTGGCTGCAAAGTCAGTATCCAAAAGCTATGGTTAAGCAGATTAATGCAGCTGTAGGCGGAACAGGATCTGATCTTGGTGTATTTAGGTTAAAAAATGATGTTTTAACCTATAGGCCAGACCTGGTATTTGTTGAGTTTGCTGTAAATGATGGGAGTTTGGATCCAGCAAGGATTCATGAAACGATGGAAGGGATTGTGCGGCAAATCTGGCGTGCAGATCCACTTACAGATATTTGTTTTGTATATACCTTGTCTGGCAACATGGTGCCTAAAATCACCGAAGGTAAATTATGGCCGTCTATGCTGGCTATGGAACATATCGCTAATCATTACGATATTCCTTCTGTGAAATTTGCACCTGAGGTGGTTCAGCAAATTAAAACAGGTAAGGTTATTTTCCAGGGTAAACCTGAAGAAAATACAGATAAGATTGTTTTTACTACGGATAATGTTCATCCACTGCCAAAAACGGGGCAGCGGATTTATGCGGAAATACTGGTAAAAAACCTTCGCGTAATGGCAGATCATGCCCGTACTGTTGCGCATAAGCTTGGCAAACCTTATACAAGAGAAAACTGGGAGGATGCGGAAATGATTTCGCTTAGGGACATCGTTAAAGCAGGAAGCTGGCAGGAATTGACCCAACAGGATAGTGTGGCAAGAATGCTCCGCAACCGGTTCCCGGTGTTATATAAATCTGTGGTTCCAGGAGCATCTTTAAAGCTTAAGTTTAATGGGCGCCTGGCAGGGATTTATGATGTTGTTGGACCGGGCTGCGGACAATATGTAGTTACTGTTGATGGTGCCGGAAAACAATCCTATCCACGGTTTGACAAATATTCCTCAACCTACCGCAGTTTTTACTTTACACTTCCCTTAATGAACCCGGGATTGCATGAGGTGGAGTGGAAAGTTTCGGATCAGGCCCCCGACAAAACTGCTGTTATGCAGCAAGTGGCCAATCAGGGTAATCTGAGGAAATTTGAAGAAAATGCATGTTATGCAGGCTGGGTACTTTTACTCGGAACACAGATCAAGTAA
- a CDS encoding S9 family peptidase yields the protein MIKLKLTAAWLVFLCLSTAICVAGGADNKRDTTFNIFKYITAEKTFTDFHGYRCASFKLEGRNCRIVAPKWSSPGRPYIWRARFWNTAPEAEIRLLALGYHVVYCDVSELYGNSAAVGIWNNFYQFLLRSGLSHKAVLEGMSRGGVYVYNWAAENPEKVACVYADNPVVDLKSWPGGKGKGPGSKNDWSIVKKDFNLSTREEEERFSESPIDKVRQIVAGGYPMLHVLAMEDEVVPIGENTLPFAEKIKALGGNLKIIEKPGFKHHPHGIADPTQVVDFIVKAVDRATATVKSAYVLDMVHNNPGEKLTKSDFNDPKLLKQHGYGGMVINDFTFAHAAITYDSFDKRIFPKGSAARAWVMEAAAKVRANIKRAHSAGIKVYYFTDIIVLPKKLVDLYRDEICDSNGKISFERPKTIAIHKAMLNEVFDAFPDLDGLVIRTGETYLNNVPYHTGNNPITNAEESHVKLLNLLHDEVCVKRNKEVIYRTWSFGDMHESAEYYLKVMNRIIPHPNLVISIKHTKGDYHRTFDFNPTLGIGAHRQIVEVQCQREYEGKGAYPNYVMNGVIEGFEEYGLNRPQKGYNALNGIKNTPQFAGIWSWSRGGGWVGPYISNEFWCRLNAYVISYWAQHTNFTEEEVFNIYMDQQGIKGKSRIAFRQLCLLSARAVLRGHDSVLPAFDAQLVWWMRDEFLGGTDSDPLDAQFKKLYEANQLDASVEEKFEAVRLWEQIVDLSKQINVKNAADTRYINVSSRYGLLLHQIIAQGWRIMALGYKGDLNGKYDKVSIRTAIASYDSAWQAYKKLKEEEASCATLYKPYVFVYQAPSYHGDKGLGSVVEKYRKITANQ from the coding sequence ATGATTAAACTTAAGTTAACTGCCGCATGGCTAGTGTTTTTATGTCTTAGCACTGCGATATGTGTTGCGGGAGGAGCGGATAATAAACGGGATACGACATTTAATATTTTTAAGTATATAACGGCAGAGAAAACCTTTACTGATTTTCATGGTTATCGTTGCGCGTCTTTTAAATTGGAAGGAAGAAATTGCAGGATCGTAGCGCCTAAGTGGTCCTCCCCAGGCAGGCCATACATTTGGCGTGCAAGATTTTGGAATACCGCTCCCGAAGCAGAAATTAGGCTCCTGGCTTTAGGTTACCATGTAGTATACTGTGATGTATCCGAATTGTACGGGAATTCAGCGGCGGTCGGCATCTGGAACAATTTCTATCAATTCCTCCTCCGTTCCGGACTTTCACATAAGGCAGTGCTGGAAGGAATGAGTAGGGGTGGAGTTTATGTATACAATTGGGCTGCAGAAAACCCAGAAAAGGTAGCCTGTGTCTATGCAGATAACCCGGTTGTAGATTTGAAAAGCTGGCCTGGTGGCAAAGGCAAAGGACCCGGCAGTAAGAATGATTGGTCTATTGTAAAGAAAGACTTCAATCTGAGTACCCGTGAGGAGGAGGAGAGATTTTCAGAAAGTCCGATTGATAAGGTTAGGCAAATTGTGGCCGGCGGATACCCGATGCTGCATGTTTTAGCAATGGAAGACGAAGTTGTGCCTATCGGTGAAAATACCCTGCCTTTCGCAGAAAAGATCAAAGCCCTGGGCGGGAACCTAAAAATTATCGAAAAACCAGGGTTCAAGCACCATCCGCACGGCATTGCCGACCCTACACAAGTGGTGGACTTTATTGTTAAAGCGGTCGATCGTGCTACGGCGACGGTGAAGTCGGCTTATGTGTTAGATATGGTACACAATAACCCGGGCGAAAAATTAACCAAAAGCGATTTTAATGACCCAAAACTACTCAAACAGCATGGCTATGGAGGCATGGTAATCAATGACTTTACTTTTGCACATGCAGCCATCACTTACGATAGTTTTGATAAACGTATTTTTCCAAAAGGGTCGGCCGCCCGTGCGTGGGTGATGGAAGCAGCAGCCAAAGTTCGGGCAAATATTAAACGTGCGCATTCCGCCGGTATCAAGGTTTACTATTTTACTGATATTATTGTTTTGCCGAAAAAATTGGTTGACCTGTACCGTGATGAAATTTGCGATTCAAACGGAAAAATCTCTTTTGAGCGGCCCAAAACAATTGCCATCCACAAAGCGATGCTCAATGAAGTATTTGATGCTTTTCCTGATTTGGACGGACTCGTGATTAGGACGGGCGAAACCTACCTCAATAATGTGCCTTATCATACTGGAAATAATCCCATTACTAATGCTGAGGAAAGCCATGTCAAGCTATTGAATCTTCTGCACGATGAAGTTTGTGTAAAAAGGAATAAAGAAGTGATCTATCGCACCTGGTCTTTCGGAGACATGCATGAAAGCGCTGAGTACTATCTAAAAGTAATGAACAGGATCATTCCTCACCCGAATTTGGTTATTTCTATTAAACATACCAAAGGTGATTACCATCGCACTTTTGATTTTAACCCAACATTAGGTATCGGAGCACATAGGCAAATTGTTGAGGTACAATGCCAGCGTGAATATGAAGGTAAGGGGGCTTATCCAAATTATGTGATGAACGGTGTTATTGAAGGCTTCGAAGAGTACGGTCTTAATCGTCCTCAAAAAGGTTATAATGCTTTAAACGGCATAAAAAATACGCCGCAATTTGCAGGTATATGGTCATGGTCCAGAGGGGGTGGTTGGGTAGGCCCTTATATTAGTAATGAATTTTGGTGTAGACTAAATGCTTATGTGATCAGTTACTGGGCGCAACATACAAACTTTACAGAGGAAGAAGTTTTTAATATCTATATGGATCAGCAGGGAATTAAAGGGAAGAGCCGTATAGCATTCAGGCAATTGTGCCTGCTTTCCGCACGTGCAGTATTGAGAGGGCACGATAGTGTTTTGCCTGCTTTTGATGCGCAATTGGTTTGGTGGATGCGTGATGAATTTCTTGGTGGCACCGATTCTGATCCACTAGATGCACAATTTAAGAAATTGTACGAGGCTAATCAGCTGGATGCATCAGTGGAAGAGAAATTTGAAGCGGTTAGGTTGTGGGAACAAATTGTTGATTTAAGTAAACAGATCAATGTTAAAAATGCTGCGGATACACGCTATATCAATGTGTCTTCCAGATATGGTCTATTACTACACCAGATTATTGCACAAGGTTGGAGGATTATGGCCCTTGGGTACAAAGGCGACCTGAATGGTAAATACGATAAAGTGTCGATTAGAACAGCTATTGCGTCCTACGATTCGGCATGGCAGGCCTATAAAAAACTTAAAGAAGAGGAGGCATCCTGCGCCACTTTGTATAAACCGTATGTTTTTGTGTATCAGGCACCAAGTTATCATGGCGACAAAGGATTGGGGAGTGTGGTAGAGAAGTACCGTAAAATAACTGCCAATCAGTAG